Proteins co-encoded in one Leptospira yasudae genomic window:
- a CDS encoding 4-hydroxybenzoate octaprenyltransferase codes for MNTTLSSLKQYGSLIKFSHTLFALPFAGIAFLLAFLKTYGKSVLEWVILSVLILISMVLARSAAMGFNRIVDTDIDAKNKRTQDREIPAGKISKRSAILFVVLSSLGFFIVSWFINPMAFGLSFPTLMILLGYSLAKRFTWLCHFILGFSIGLAPLATWVAIREEIVLEPLLWTIGLAFNLAGFDILYALQDREFDQKEGLYSVPAKFGKTNSLWIAIASHVICVVFLFAAGIVSGLGPVFLVFLAITAYLLFQEHKIARAAGENFFPPKFYQIHSYISLILFGGLLLDRFFYLVILG; via the coding sequence ATGAATACAACCTTATCATCCCTGAAGCAATACGGAAGTCTCATCAAATTTTCGCATACACTGTTCGCTCTCCCCTTTGCAGGAATCGCGTTCCTGTTGGCGTTTTTAAAAACGTACGGAAAATCCGTTTTGGAATGGGTGATTCTTTCCGTTCTCATTTTGATTTCGATGGTCTTGGCTCGATCCGCCGCGATGGGTTTTAATCGGATCGTTGACACGGACATAGACGCAAAAAACAAACGCACGCAGGACCGAGAAATTCCCGCCGGAAAAATTTCCAAACGTTCCGCGATTCTCTTTGTCGTTCTTTCCTCTCTCGGTTTTTTTATCGTGAGTTGGTTTATCAATCCGATGGCGTTCGGACTTTCTTTTCCGACTTTGATGATTCTTTTGGGATATTCTCTCGCGAAGCGGTTCACTTGGCTTTGTCATTTTATTTTGGGTTTTTCGATCGGTTTGGCGCCCCTCGCGACTTGGGTTGCGATTCGGGAAGAAATCGTTTTGGAACCGCTTCTTTGGACGATCGGTCTTGCGTTCAATCTGGCGGGCTTTGATATTTTGTATGCGCTTCAGGATCGGGAGTTCGATCAAAAAGAAGGTTTGTATTCGGTTCCCGCTAAGTTCGGAAAAACGAATTCTCTTTGGATCGCGATTGCGAGTCACGTGATTTGTGTCGTTTTTTTATTCGCCGCCGGAATCGTTTCCGGATTGGGGCCCGTGTTTTTGGTTTTTCTCGCGATTACCGCGTATCTTCTCTTTCAAGAACATAAGATCGCAAGAGCCGCGGGGGAGAATTTTTTTCCTCCGAAGTTTTATCAGATTCATTCCTATATTTCCCTGATTCTATTCGGGGGACTTTTGTTAGATCGTTTTTTTTATTTGGTGATTCTCGGTTGA